In a genomic window of Scomber japonicus isolate fScoJap1 chromosome 17, fScoJap1.pri, whole genome shotgun sequence:
- the LOC128377240 gene encoding protein CEBPZOS-like, translating to MPPKPLEPLAKKLMKGVIALELLGVFGAYALFHKMNNSRDFRSTMNRRFPSVLEVYYQSNEWAGVYGIRERDHEAWAAKQD from the exons ATGCCTCCCAAACCTCTGGAGCCTCTGGCCAAGAAACTCATGAAAGGAGTGATCGCATTGGAGCTGCTGGGCGTCTTCGGGGCTTACGCTCTGTTCCACAAGATGAACAACAGTCGAG ATTTCAGGAGCACCATGAACAGGAGGTTTCCATCAGTTCTTGAAG TTTACTACCAGTCCAACGAGTGGGCCGGCGTCTACGGCATCCGAGAGAGAGACCATGAAGCCTGGGCGGCCAAACAGGACTGA
- the LOC128377249 gene encoding hepatocyte nuclear factor 3-beta-like, producing MLSAVKMEGHEHPDWSSYYGETECYTAAANMNSGLTMNSMSSYMSAPGITSTGHMNAHSYMNPVGVSQSSMSTGVSQSPGAVQAGGGMTGLSMSPISQPPYGNVPVMSPVYGQACSIRSRDPKPYRRSYTHAKPPYSYISLITMAIQQSGCKMLTLNEIYQWIMDLFPFYRQNQQRWQNSIRHSLSFNDCFIKVPRSADKPGKGSFWALHPDSGNMFENGCYLRRQKRFKSEKKSGAGDKEPGGKPGSEGGSVPSSGSDSPHSSSSSPPTSSADVKAVDLKPCRASPVRVPSPLAHTQHLFSHHPHHHHHHPLLLHEAAHLKPPDPYHPHPHPHHYSFNHPFSINNLMSEPQHHKLDPAVQYGGYGCPVSGALVAAKTGLDPVHTDTNYYHGVYTRGP from the exons ATGCTGAGCGCAGTTAAAATGGAGGGACACGAGCATCCGGACTGGAGCAGCTACTACGGAGAGACCGAG tgttacactgcagcagcaaacatGAACTCCGGTCTGACCATGAACTCCATGAGCAGCTACATGAGCGCGCCTGGCATAACCAGCACCGGTCACATGAACGCGCATTCCTATATGAACCCAGTTGGAGTGAGCCAGTCCTCCATGTCAACCGGGGTTTCTCAGAGCCCCGGGGCCGTGCAGGCTGGAGGCGGGATGACTGGCCTGAGCATGAGCCCGATCAGCCAGCCGCCGTACGGGAACGTGCCGGTGATGAGCCCGGTATACGGACAGGCCTGCAGCATCAGATCAAGGGATCCCAAACCGTACCGGCGGAGCTACACGCACGCCAAGCCGCCGTACTCCTACATCTCCCTGATCACCATGGCTATCCAGCAGTCCGGCTGCAAGATGCTGACGTTAAACGAGATCTACCAGTGGATCATGGACCTGTTCCCGTTTTACCGGCAGAACCAGCAGCGGTGGCAGAACTCCATCAGACACTCGCTGTCTTTTAACGACTGCTTCATTAAGGTTCCCCGGTCTGCGGACAAACCGGGGAAAGGCTCCTTCTGGGCACTGCACCCGGACTCCGGGAACATGTTTGAGAATGGCTGCTACCTCCGTCGGCAAAAGCGCTTCAAGAGCGAGAAGAAGTCCGGTGCAGGTGACAAGGAACCGGGGGGTAAACCGGGCTCGGAGGGTGGCTCGGTCCCCAGCAGTGGATCAGACTCCCCTcactcatcttcctcctcccctccgaCCTCCAGTGCGGATGTAAAAGCCGTCGACTTAAAACCTTGCCGCGCCAGCCCCGTGCGTGTGCCCTCCCCGCTCGCGCACACACAACACCTGTTCtcccatcatcctcatcatcatcatcatcacccgCTGCTGCTGCACGAGGCCGCCCACCTGAAACCACCGGACCCctaccacccccacccccacccccaccactacTCCTTCAACCACCCGTTCTCCATCAACAACCTGATGTCCGAGCCGCAGCACCACAAGCTGGACCCGGCGGTGCAGTACGGGGGCTACGGCTGCCCGGTGTCCGGTGCGCTGGTGGCGGCCAAAACCGGCCTGGATCCCGTGCACACCGACACCAACTACTACCACGGCGTGTACACAAGAGGCCCGTAA